Part of the Primulina huaijiensis isolate GDHJ02 chromosome 15, ASM1229523v2, whole genome shotgun sequence genome is shown below.
GAATAAAACCATTTTTAGATTTCTCAAGCATTTCAAAATGTAAACTCGAAAAAAGAACAAAAGGATCCTAGAAAATAAACAGTTTTGGCTTCAAAATGTATTGGGTAATTCAattgtctcaaccaaaactcaacaACCCATCAAAgcttaaacttgaaaatttgcatCAACTGACAATTATATAAAAAGTcgtttcaaataaattatttttaaaaaaataaaaaaatacaaggaGCTAGCTTTACCAAACGACAAAATCAAGCCAAACCCATAAAATTCATCGtaaaaagttcaaaacccagctACCTTAAGAGTAAGAACATCACGAATGACGAGGCGATAATCAACAGCAACCGCCAAAAACCTTGCATTGGGAGAAAACGAACATGGCCCCGTCTGCTTGAAAGTTTCAGTAAATTCCATTTAACAACCCAAAATCTGATTAAATCGGGAGAAAACAAAGCTTTGGCTGATAATGCGAGTGGATCTAGGAATTGATTCGAGGGATCTGCTAAAGGGACCGGTGAAAATTGCGTTCATGTAAAAGCTAAAAAGAGCTCCAGAGAggttcaaaatttgaaaacacgGATATATATCAGATTGTAAAGTAGGAGaatttctacaaattcttcacaGTCAAATCAACATGTTCTCTTTTCACCCATATATATTGTTAACTTTGTCGACTTGCTCGTCTCGGCAATctcttattaaatattatttgggATTTTAATTAGTAActgtaattttataaattaagatttaaccaaaaataaattttattttaataaactggtcattaatcaaataaaatatattaaccatcttaatttgaataataatttaGATTACACAATGATGATTGAAAGATGttcttcaaaatatttgtttaaccaaacaatttagaaaaaaaataaggagAAAACATATACTTTTCCAAGGTTGGTTCTTATGTATTTTGAATACAGATACATAATACGTCATTTTAAGTTTTAGGGCAAGAGTTGCATCATGTTTGAGCAGCTATAAAATGGATGAACCGGGTTGGCAATTTCCCAACTTCCATAGTAGCTGGCCAGCCCGCCCAACTAATCCGTTCTGAAAGTTATATCAGAACAGGCTCGGGCATGGTATCACACCACACACGAGGCTAGATTTAAGGACTTCACGCTCTGTGGCCTTActaattttgtaatttaaatttcaaaatgcaCATTTAACATACAAAACCACCCAATTTCTTCTCAAGTATTCAAAGACAAAACAAGGTTTCTGGCATGGAAGCTAGGCTCTTCAGGGTAAAAGATGATTTAAATGATTGAAACCAAGAAAAAGATTGTCCTAGCTAAAATGAAGATTACAGCCCTTCAACGAGTGCAGAACACAAAccaactataaaaaaaaaagtaatctCTGGTTCATCAAAACATTGAGTTAGCCAGTTCAAATACATCGGACGTGACTTGGTCATAGTCGCCCTTCAACTTCTCTTGGTCATCCTGGCCAAGTTCCCCCTTAGCGGGCTTTGTCAGCACCAGAACACAGCAAGTTGGTCTCTTGGTAGCTCCTGCATTCGCCAGGTCCTGAAACATTGAGAAACTGTTATTCAATGAAGATAACATTTTGATCACATTTGATATGATTTCAAGCAACTCAATGTCAACCAAAGATGTGATAATCCTGCAACATTTGTGAAAAATACAGGTTCTCCCATCTCCAATGACCACTTGCTTCGGTAACCCTTGCATGTTTTAGCCTCAATAGTTAATGTTTCTACTCTACCTTACCAGGACAGATGATATTATTCCAACAGCACAAGATTAAGATCCTCCTAACCGTAAATTTTAACATGAGAGCAAGTAAAATTGACTTACTTCCTTTGAAGGAACATAGATATACGGTATGTTAGCTTCTTCGCACAGGACAGGAACATGAGTGATCACATCTATTGGCGATATGTTACCGGCTATAACACATAACCTGCCATAGTCACGTGCACAATTGATGTCAAAACAATGTTCCACAGTAAAATAGCAGGTGAAATCTTCAAAGGACATACATCATCAGTTCAATGAAGAGGCGCATTCAAGACAATGAAAGTAGGTTATTTTACTGCTTtttaattgaagaagaaaataccCTTTATTGCCGCGGCGAATACTTTTGACAACTTCCTTGACCCCTCTCTTCAGGCACTTGTGCTCTGCAGCTGCAATTTAATCCGAAAATAAACATATGTACAGAACCAACCTCGAAATACATACAAACAAACTAAATTATGCATCTAAAAGAATAATCTACACTACATAAGAGGTAAATGGAGACCTCTGCGGACAAGTTTGAGTGTGCGTTTGCATAGTTTTTTCCCGGCCAGTGGCTTAGCGATCGGGGCGAGAGACGaaatcttcttcttctctttcaGAGACGACTTCTCCGTCTCGCTATCGCTTCCCATCTTTTCCGATTGTATGTGCGTCGACTGAGGAATTATTAGGGTTTTAgccttttatatttaattatttatgatttatctatattaatattaattaaacatCAAAACTTTAtggtatttaatataatataatcttttaaataataataaaaatacaccTTCCATACAATATTCCAATGAAGAACTGTGTTAAAACAAAAATTCTTATGATATAATCTCTCGTTCAATTTTGTAATACAGATCTTTAATACAATACAGTTCattaaaactattattttttatgcaaaaaatatttacttttattggttcatgcaaaaatattaatttttatacaaaaaaaatttacttttattgtaaatatggattgattcaacccgtctcacagatatagatccgtgaaatcgtctcacagtAACATACTCatattaataaacaaaaaaactattgtgagaccgtctcataagtaaattttgtgagacagatcttagACTCGCCCAActcatcaaaaaaatatttgcttataacaaaagtattacttttcatgaTAATTATGGATCAAGTCAACCGTCTTACGGATTCatagataaaaatatgtgaGATCTCAAAAGAAGACTTGCTCAATGGACGGTATACCCTCATGCGTTTATAAACTACTCTATATTAGTTTTAATATTCAATGTGTGACATTTGTAATATTGTTAATCCCTTGCGAAGCCAAGGACATCCAAAATATTGGTTCAGTGTATAcaacaatatattataattaataaagaaaaaaaacattgaTTAATCGACAACAATAAATATCTGTCATAAAGTTCGAACATAAGCTACACACGGTAAGAAACAGCTATTAATTTATGAGAAACACTAGAAAAAGGACAAAGAACAACACGTACAGAATCCACAATCAAAACAAAATTATGatagaaaatataaattctaCCGTAGAAAAATATTCATGAATTAATTACCGATCACAAAAAAGACAAAACAAGACAcaaaatgtaaaaataattgAATGATAGAAgaacattgaaaaaaaaatctataatttaATGAAGTTTTAGATTTTGTAGAAAACAAGGAAAGTGAAATTGTAAGCAATATACTGGAATGACGGTTAACCAAAGTGTGTGAAGTTCGTGACTCATGAGAAAAAAACAGTGTACATAAGATTAAAAACTATCTATCTTGTTAGTAATAACAAGTAAAAATTTATAGATTTGAATCAAAAAGTCAGACCTATAAATTATTAAGGAAACAAATTTGTTGTTTTTGGGTTTAGTGCGAGGAGCTAACATGTAATATTAgcagataaaaatttaatatttaagtataaaaattataaaatatatgtgtgtgtgcgcgtgcGACTTTCACTAACCTTTTTAGTCTTAAGTGAATGCATCATCCACTTTAATATAGCCTATAAATTTTATCATCGACACTGATTcaatgataataattttttggtgTCCCTTTATAATCGACACAAATtcaatgataatatttttttggtgtcCTTTTATGTCGATTCTCAACGAGAACACTAATATTAAGTTATAAAGTCGAGAGAGGTATCATCCAAAAATACTTTCTAATGAATGGTATACtttcatgaatttaaaattattatttattaattttaatattcaatGTAAGAGACAACAATAAGAGTAAATCACAATCACagtatttttatttgataaaaaaaaaaatatatattttaatcatatatttatCTAAGTTCTAAAAAACAAAATGTATAACGGAGCTGTAAGGTTAAACTTTACAAATTTAAATAGCAAAAGtgtttttagttttattttaattttaattatattacgtcaatcaataaataaataacatataaatatatgaaatttaaaaataaacatataaattttagaaaatttttcatTGATAACCATTAAAAGACATTtaggtgttttttttaaatacatattaataaatattaaaaatttaaatttaatataaaaaaataaataaaaattaacttaaattttgataaaatgtttatttaaatcaCACTTTTCGTACTTAATGTGATCAAAACTTAAGTTATACACTTTTTCCAGCAGAGTAAACATCAAACGTCCCGCGAAATAAACCAAGTGGTATTCTTCATCGCCTTCACAGGCAACTGGTGCTTTTTGTTTACTTGGAACCGCCCATCTTTCGGCCCGCACGTCCTTATTCAGTTCATGAAGCCAATCCTCGTATGATTGGAATGCAATCTATGAATCAAATTTTCCCATCTATGTTAGAAGTACCACTTCGGTTTTAGTTCCTATTCCTTTTTTCTCAGGTCGTTATACTGATACCATTGGCCTCCAGCATCGCCAACCGGCAAAGGAGGTCGAACAAAAATCTCAACCGGCTTGGGGAGATGGACGTTTAAAGCTATCAATCCACTCTCTTCTACTTCACTTGGATCAGATGATTTAAGAAACTGGCTGAACGGTTCAATAGATATCCACCCGAGCCCTGATATAGCTACATCACAGGCAGGCCTAAAGAGGAACAAGGATGTAGAAGAGATAAATTATGGAAACGAATTTTTCTGCACACAGTCAGTGAAATCGCTAAACCTTGTTGAGTTGTTATTAAAAAGTTTGACATGGTTTAGCGGGACTATATGTACCTCTCAATATCTTGATATCTCAGCTGCAAATCGAGCTTTGCTTCAAGACCTGCCCGGTTTTCCGCCTTCATCATCCCAGTTGGTGGTGTCAATAAAGTCCCAATTTCTTTCTGCAACCATAAATTCTGTAATTCTTTCAAATGTATCGAAATAAACATAGCTCCAGATTCAGGAAATTGTATCAaatagagaagataaaggtTCACAACTTTTTCATGTTATAAAGGTGCCGGCTTACCCTGTAAAATTCTTCTGCCTCTTCAGTGGGTACCATATGAAGTTGCAGTGTCTTCGTTCCATAGAACGTTAAACGTATATCTGGAAGAACCTAGAAAAGAATGCAGAAGTCAATGGAGAAATCACAAGCAAACTCAATCCATCTAATAATTGTATTTGCACAAGATGATGAATTGAAAACCTTAATAATATCAATTCTGACTAGACCACCCCAGAAAATAGAGAAACCAATCAAGCCATTTGATCTGATGTGATCCGCCATTGACTTGTCCAAACTAAGCTGTGGGTTCTATCTTACACCCGGAGGCAAAAAAAGAGCCACAAAAGGGGAAAAGAACTCAGTATGCAAATATACCAGGCAGAAAATTTTACAGAGAAAAgattgaaaaaaacaaaaaaaaaaaaaggaagtgGTAGCCCTCGAAGTCGACTTTGGGGTGCAAGAACAGGTAGATCTTCTGAGTGGACCACAGCAGCTTGCCTATGCTTAAGATGGACCCCAGGTGTGTCGTATAATTTCTACAAAGAGAAGGATAACAATTTTCTAATTTTGCAGAATTGTCGTAAGGTACATATAAAATAAGTAAAATCACAGATTGTGGAAGACATAATTTCTGATGACAGGCTTCGATAAGAAAATAGACTATGATTGGAGATAAAACAATTAACAATTAATGGGATTATGTTCGATCAATGCTCTCGGCATATCCCACTAACCAaccatttattcttatttagaATTTAACTACCAACCTATGATGAAGCATCTGGTCTATTTGAATAAAAAGTTTTTTCATACCATGTAAGTATAAGAATTATAGAATGATGCAAGGAAATCCAGTTAATGGTGTTAGCAGATTTTCTAACATTAGCTGAGCCatgttaaataaatttagtaCGAAAATTACTCTCTTGGTTGCATGAGAATTAACTGGAGGACAGACATCATCTGAAAAAGTAGTAGAAGTTGTTGAAAATGGGAAAAAACCCTGCGCTTAATTTGAAGTCCCAAGCTATAGACCTACCAGAATGTAGACATTTCTCCCCTGCAATAAAAGAAATGTAGGGTCAATCTAAGAGAGAAGCAGAAACGAATTACACTTATTTCCAGTAAAGACTGAGAAAtggttaaaaatttattaatatcaatataacAATTGGGAAAGAAGCAAAGAGTATATGGGGTTAGATCATCCCAATTCCCGATTGTCCAATGAAATACCGGAGTACAATCCCAAGAAAAATACCAAAGCAGTAATTACAAATTTTTAGAAAACTGAGATCACAATGAAGTATGTCAACAAAAAATATTGTGTTTCAACATAAGCAAAAAACAAGAATTTACTTAGGCACAACACACAAATTCAGACAATTTGTCTGTTCAATTCGAGAATGATAATGGAAACCAAATCCATAGTATAGCCGACCTTTTTCTCTTTCTGAATTTCAGAAACCACTCCAGTGATGCCCACTAAAGACTTTGAACTTGTTAAGTGTACAGATTACACTGCAACATGAGTATTCTGCATCAGCGAAAAATGTCTATAGCCTCTAAAACAACATATGAGAGCGGAATATCGCCGAAAGACAAGAAGCACATGATATAACTGACAAAGTGGCAAACATATCCATTAGGACATGCTTGCAAATCTTCAAAGGAAACCTTTACATGGCAAATTTCACACTTCAGCTTCTTCTTCATAGTTGCCTCCACAACCCAGTCACCAACACGATTAAGATCAGTCCCTTTTGGAAGCAGATCAACCTAGAAacatttagcataaaaatttgttttcttgaaataaTCTATAACTCCCAAAGCCATCAGAAAAGGGTAGTAATTTCATCGAGTAACTACAGGAATTGAAACCATGTAATTTCAACACCTTGGTCACTACGAGTATAATGGGATTTGCTCCAGCAATATCACGAAAGCGACTCAAAAAGCTGCCGCTGAAATCCACTACATCAACCTGCAGATGATTAGTTAAAACTTCAATACATGGGAACAAGATATAATCTAGAACTGCATTACTGAAGAAGGAGGTCTCAAACTAATAGCCATCAGGCAGCACAAGAACTGTATTATCACCAATTTGACAATTAGAGCTTTCTCGCGGCGCAAATGTGACAGCTTTTCCCTAAGCTCTTCTGCTGTAATAAATTGCTTTCCACCAGCATAACCTCCATTTCCACCAACAGCAATAATCATATGTCCATGAGACAAAAGTCGACACCTCCCACATATCACCGTTCTTAGCTGCCTATGCTTCTTTTTCTGCATACCATCCCAAATAAATTTATCACCTAACAAACAaccaattttaaatttaatttttttaaaaaacattaaagCAATTTAACTAGCAAATTACTTTATTAATTAACTGATACCAAGTCATAAGTTTCGGGTTCCACGTAACCCGGGGAATCGTGTTCAGTAATCTGTAAAGGGGCTCCGCAGCCATAACAACTATGAACTGTAAAAGAAGAAGCCTTGTCTTTATTATTCTTCTCTTTGTTCTTCATTTCCGACAGCATGGAGGCGGAAGCAGCTGACGATTGGTGGCGCTGGAGGAAGACGTCTCCACGGGTCGATGAGGATGGCCCAAGACCATCGGGTTCGGTCGAAGATGGATAAGATTCTGCATTTATTTCGGTGGATTTGCAAACGATAAAAGATCTTGGACTGTTGATGTGGAATTTGAATAAAGGTGGTTTAGGAAAAGGTGAGAAGGGGAGATTGAAAGGGTTTTAGGCGCCAACTCCATCCAGGATGAACTTGCAAGTATGAACAAATTCGGAACAAACAACAATGGCGTGTCAAGAATGACTTAATAATATTGATacaaatatatcatataaaattaaaaattttaaaattagtttagaCCAAAATTCcagttaaacaaaaataaacgattaatattaataccatatttttaatattttgcaaTGATTTTGATTCAAAAAAAGATTGtgtcattaatatatataattgttataCATGTCTGGataatcaaaaatcatatataaatattaaatctgaaacatttgatactcaaatatcatacattaatactatattttcaatgttttgtatcgATTTTAATCCAAAAAAATCCGTGTCATTAATACTAGTACTTATTATACATGTTTTGatattcaaaaatcatatattaatgatGGATACGAAATATttgatactcaaatatcatataataatactatattttcaatgttttgtaccaAATTTCATCCGAAAAAAATCACGAGAGCTGAAAaagtgcaaaaatattttttgaaagaatCAGAGACGGTGGAAATTTTTTTGTCCGAGGACTGaacacaaataaaaatatgctaTTGAAGGTTTACTGATCCATATGCAAATATCAAagaagaattattttttaaactgtCGTATTTATGAGTGAAacgtaaaataatatttgttaaatTTCCGCTGAGAATGAAATTTCCCTATTTTGAGTTGAGCATATCGAAAGTCAGTCTCACTTGCACCCCCaaggaaaaaaattcaatatgcaAACCACAAGAAACTTTGGCTTCTCAATCACTAATAATATCTGTCCTCTTCTGTCAACGATCATTGGCGCAATGGCGCACTTTTTAATCTGTCAAATAGTTTGAACAAAGTTTACGAAATATACTATGATAAATATTTCCTATTTCAAGCACCCGAAGCAGCCTATAAAGCCCGCATCTCTACATGAACTTGCTCCACGCCATTCGAAGAGGGCGAAGCTGAATCCCGAGTGTCACCAGAAGCATTCATCTCTTGAACCGGAGGTGGATTTACAACTGTCATTGGCATTACAGCATCATCTGATAGACGCCCCTTCATTTCACGATGCTCCTGGCACAAGGCACACCAGTGCATGCAGCAATGCACCATGCAAGGGTCGCATGGTGAGTTCTGCATCGAACATGAAAAAGCTTTAACATTAAATTGCCAATAAAGTCTCGAGTGTGTAGCATTGAACATATAATTTATAGATCCTCTTATATATGAAGTTCATTGCTTAAGAGAATTTTCCCTCGGAAAACAAGTGGGTAAGAAAGAACAACATAAATAACAAACCAACTATTTGGCAGTAAATTTCTAGGCGGCAACATGAACAAGGCcatttatacaaaaaaatttagcaGGATAAACTAAATCGTATTCAGTGTATTgaatttgaaacaaatatttttaatatatgtgaACACCATGTCACATAAGGAGGAAAATAGATCACCCGGAGATGGTATTTCTTTTGCAATGACTGTCGCATAAGGCCGGTATAAATTCCACACATCCACCAACTGAAAAGCAAACCCTCACAAATCAGAAATGTTGTCCTAGGGTCGATAAAACCGTGAAGGGCTGCCGTTGCTGCAGCAAATGTGATGCCACCCTCTACAAACACCGCATGAAAAATGCAAGGCCCAGTCCACGGAGTATCTTCTCTCACTTGTTCAACATTACGGCCAAACAAGACACAGGGGCAGAGTAGCCCTGTCCAACCTGTGCCAGAGACAATCTTAACTTCTTGAACTACATAACTTTCAGCAATATGTAATTCTAGTAGACCATGTACTCATACCAGCGTAATATaactttggtttttttttttttttgggagggAAAGATGCACAAAAAATGATTGCACACAAGTGcatgatcagttggaaacaaAAGGCACACTTACAATTTGAATATAGATGCTCTTTATTATGATGGTGAATACATCTATAGAGATCAACTGTATGTCTTTCATTTTCAGCATGTCACGATAACGATTCaccacaagaaaatttacttttTCTAAAACTAGCTGATAAAGATTGATCTTTTGAGTTCAGAAATTAACAATATTTCACACTTGAAACAATTCAAAACACGTAAAGAATGCTAAAATAGCTATTGTTTCGCTTAATGACAGAGTGAATGCCCAAAACTGATCATGAAACTTCAGATATTTCATGTCACTTTGCACTGATACGGAACTTACAACTTTCCGTATCTTGAGCACATTCGAATATACCAGTACTCCAAGGTTCATCTGCAGGAGCTTGATAACTCTCGGGCAAAGGTTGTCCACATTCATTGCACTTGCGGACATTCAACTGCAACAAGTAGAATCCAAATTCAGTAAAGACACTAAGTTGGCATAGAAACAATATTGGTGcataacaaaattaattttctaaGCAAGTTGCAGCAAACGACTGCAGCTGGGGATGAATGATAAGTCAGTGAAATGACTGCAGTTACAGGCCCGAGGATAGAAAACTGGATGAGAAAAGTCGAACCAAGTGTCGGATCATCATTGTATTTGACAATAAAGTGTCCATAACTACAAATGAATAATCTGAAAGCGTCAAGCCATTTCCAGGGGATCACCTGATTCATCCATTTAACTTTGATCAAGTAAAATAACGTAGAGATATGCATAAAGAGCACGACATGCTTACTGTCGCACGCACACGCACATTGAGAGAGAAAGAGGGAGAGAGAGGAGTGCCTGAGGGACATCGATTGGTTGATTAAGCTCGCCGGGTGTGATGTCCTCGAGCGGCGCCTGATCTTTCTTCAACTTTACATACCGTGACGGATGGTTCAATTCTTCCGCCATCCTCCCAGAGATCTGAAATGTACACGCAAACACAGTAACGGAATCAACTAGCAAAACCCACAAAAATTTGACTAAAAACAAATGAATCCATCTTCAAGTACATATTCAGACACACGAAtcagaaagaaaaaaatcacaTCTACAACACTACCAACAAAAACACTAAACAATTGTTAACTT
Proteins encoded:
- the LOC140959848 gene encoding H/ACA ribonucleoprotein complex subunit 2-like protein, which produces MGSDSETEKSSLKEKKKISSLAPIAKPLAGKKLCKRTLKLVRRAAEHKCLKRGVKEVVKSIRRGNKGLCVIAGNISPIDVITHVPVLCEEANIPYIYVPSKEDLANAGATKRPTCCVLVLTKPAKGELGQDDQEKLKGDYDQVTSDVFELANSMF
- the LOC140960512 gene encoding cell number regulator 6-like; this encodes MAEELNHPSRYVKLKKDQAPLEDITPGELNQPIDVPQLNVRKCNECGQPLPESYQAPADEPWSTGIFECAQDTESCWTGLLCPCVLFGRNVEQVREDTPWTGPCIFHAVFVEGGITFAAATAALHGFIDPRTTFLICEGLLFSWWMCGIYTGLMRQSLQKKYHLRNSPCDPCMVHCCMHWCALCQEHREMKGRLSDDAVMPMTVVNPPPVQEMNASGDTRDSASPSSNGVEQVHVEMRAL